The Roseomonas aeriglobus genome includes a window with the following:
- a CDS encoding thiolase family protein, protein MSDIFIAGVGMTQFGKQLDRSLKGLSGDAVAQAFADAGCGPADIDAVFFGNCVQGHMEGQDMIRGELVARAVGIQGVPVVNVENACATASTAVHMASAYVRSGAVDVVLALGAEKMCSPDKALMFSAFDGAWDVHETARNRDILLAMGEGVAVPEGSVSTQPYSVFMDIYAAMSRAHMKTYGSTQAQIAAVSAKNHMHSVSNPLAQYRIPYTVEAVLAAPPIVFPLTLPMCSPISDGAAAAVICNAAGLRKLTASGGRAIRILASVLQTSSERSPYDYDRHVTRLAATRAYAAAGVDPADVDVAEVHDATAMGEIIEIEALGLVPPGEGGVAAERGDTVIGGRIPVNPSGGLECKGHPIGATGLGQIYELVAQLRGEAGARQVDGARIAVAQNGGGVLGVEEAVVAVTVLGR, encoded by the coding sequence ATGAGCGACATCTTCATCGCCGGCGTCGGCATGACGCAGTTCGGCAAGCAGCTCGATCGCAGCCTGAAAGGTCTGTCGGGCGATGCCGTGGCGCAGGCGTTCGCCGATGCCGGCTGCGGGCCGGCGGATATCGACGCGGTGTTCTTCGGCAATTGCGTCCAGGGCCATATGGAAGGGCAGGACATGATCCGCGGCGAGCTGGTGGCGCGCGCGGTCGGCATCCAGGGCGTGCCCGTCGTCAACGTCGAGAACGCCTGCGCCACCGCCTCGACCGCGGTGCACATGGCGAGTGCCTATGTCCGCTCGGGCGCGGTCGATGTCGTGCTGGCGCTGGGCGCGGAAAAGATGTGCTCGCCCGACAAGGCGCTGATGTTCAGCGCGTTCGACGGCGCGTGGGACGTGCATGAGACGGCGCGCAACCGCGATATCCTGCTGGCGATGGGAGAAGGCGTCGCCGTGCCGGAGGGATCGGTATCGACGCAGCCCTACAGCGTCTTCATGGACATCTATGCCGCGATGTCGCGCGCGCACATGAAGACCTACGGCTCGACGCAGGCGCAGATCGCGGCGGTCTCCGCGAAGAACCACATGCATTCGGTCAGCAACCCGCTGGCGCAGTACCGGATACCCTACACCGTGGAGGCGGTGCTGGCGGCGCCGCCGATCGTCTTTCCGCTGACGCTGCCGATGTGCTCGCCGATCAGCGACGGGGCGGCGGCCGCGGTGATCTGCAACGCCGCCGGGCTGCGCAAGCTGACCGCTTCCGGCGGGCGGGCGATCCGCATCCTCGCCTCGGTGTTGCAGACGAGCTCGGAACGCAGCCCGTATGATTACGACCGGCACGTCACCCGGCTCGCCGCCACGCGCGCCTATGCGGCGGCGGGGGTCGATCCGGCGGATGTCGATGTCGCGGAAGTGCACGACGCGACCGCGATGGGCGAGATCATCGAGATCGAGGCGCTGGGCCTCGTGCCACCCGGCGAGGGCGGCGTCGCGGCGGAGCGCGGCGATACCGTCATCGGCGGCCGCATTCCGGTGAACCCGTCGGGTGGCCTCGAATGCAAGGGCCACCCGATCGGCGCGACCGGCCTCGGCCAGATCTACGAACTGGTCGCGCAATTGCGCGGCGAGGCGGGCGCGCGGCAGGTGGACGGCGCCCGGATCGCGGTCGCGCAGAACGGCGGCGGGGTGCTGGGGGTGGAGGAGGCCGTGGTCGCGGTCACCGTCCTCGGCCGATAG
- a CDS encoding TonB-dependent receptor: MKYWLLTSAALVSAGPAHAQEAPAPTAAEAGPQGQAPAQTGADAPAPPAARTPAPAGTAAPASSATEALSEDIVVTATKKGYGESVQNVPVAVTAFGEAQLDAKFVQNLQSLSYDVPNVQLDGVGTAPGYANFTIRGLGINSTIPSIDPTVGVFVDGIYLGINAGVVLDNFDLEGVEVLRGPQGLLFGRNVTGGAVVMRTTRPSFTFRANAKASVETGLKKTVSGMVTGPLIDDVLAAKLAVYYSDDDGWFRNRFDGRSFGRSRDIIVRPALSVKGGDDFRMDIRYEHGDVDGDGAPVQSHAVLPRDTFALSIDFPGFYKAIWNQAIVETNVDVGFGDGVITNISGYRQFRSRTATDIDGTPQSFFNGFFNIAQKQLSNELRYAGKFGSVEVTTGLYYFTQDLAYAERRNLLGNSRIVSGGGTQDQTTWGIFASADWHFADTLTFNLGGRYSWERKAVRISTLRADGCDLDTLRCATNFVDSNDWKSFTPKVGLQWKPDDQTQVYGLYTRGFRSGGYNLRNTDLGVPPGPFDQEVQDSFEIGTKKQFGRSRLNLAAFHNRMKDLQREINLPGPLGISQVIRNTADATIQGVEAEGQFFILPNLVLSGQLGYVHGQYRNVRFDISGDGVINGIDRDLKLPRLSPWTYGAGLTYDQALGALGSATARVDFTHRDTARFTDNNVGFLPAADMLDASLTYNAASRKWRLSAYARNLLNEVTYGGDTPLTVAFGGPGASLSPLNKGRVIGGEFALNF, translated from the coding sequence ATGAAATACTGGCTGCTGACGTCTGCCGCCTTGGTTTCGGCAGGGCCGGCACATGCGCAAGAGGCGCCGGCACCGACTGCCGCCGAAGCCGGACCACAGGGGCAAGCGCCTGCGCAGACCGGGGCCGATGCTCCCGCGCCACCGGCGGCCCGGACGCCTGCACCGGCGGGAACCGCAGCGCCTGCATCGAGCGCCACCGAAGCACTGTCCGAAGACATCGTCGTGACCGCCACCAAGAAGGGTTATGGGGAGAGCGTGCAGAACGTGCCGGTCGCGGTGACGGCGTTCGGCGAGGCTCAGCTCGACGCGAAGTTCGTCCAGAACCTTCAGAGCCTCAGCTACGACGTGCCCAACGTGCAGCTCGACGGCGTTGGGACCGCGCCGGGATATGCCAATTTCACCATTCGCGGTCTCGGCATCAACAGCACCATCCCGTCTATTGATCCCACCGTCGGCGTCTTCGTCGACGGCATCTATCTGGGCATCAACGCGGGCGTCGTGCTCGATAACTTCGACCTCGAGGGGGTGGAGGTGTTGCGCGGACCGCAGGGGCTGCTGTTCGGCCGCAACGTGACGGGCGGCGCGGTGGTGATGCGTACGACACGTCCGAGCTTCACGTTCCGCGCCAACGCCAAGGCTTCGGTCGAGACCGGCCTGAAGAAGACCGTCAGCGGTATGGTGACGGGGCCGCTGATCGACGACGTGCTGGCGGCCAAGCTGGCGGTCTATTACAGCGACGACGACGGCTGGTTCCGTAATCGCTTCGACGGTCGGAGTTTTGGCAGGTCGCGCGACATCATTGTCCGCCCCGCGCTCTCCGTCAAAGGCGGGGACGATTTCCGCATGGACATCCGCTACGAACACGGCGACGTCGATGGAGACGGGGCGCCGGTCCAGAGTCACGCGGTACTCCCGCGTGACACGTTCGCGCTGTCGATTGATTTTCCGGGCTTCTACAAGGCGATCTGGAACCAGGCGATCGTCGAAACCAATGTCGATGTCGGCTTTGGCGACGGTGTCATCACGAACATCTCGGGCTACCGCCAGTTCCGCTCGAGAACCGCGACCGACATCGATGGCACGCCGCAGTCATTCTTCAACGGTTTCTTCAACATCGCTCAGAAACAGCTCAGTAACGAGCTGCGCTATGCCGGTAAGTTCGGCTCTGTGGAAGTGACGACCGGCCTGTATTATTTTACACAGGATCTGGCCTATGCCGAGCGGCGCAACCTTCTCGGCAACAGCCGCATCGTTTCGGGGGGCGGGACTCAGGACCAGACGACATGGGGCATCTTTGCGTCCGCCGACTGGCATTTCGCGGACACGCTGACGTTCAATCTCGGTGGTCGCTATAGCTGGGAGCGCAAGGCCGTGCGCATCTCGACCCTGCGTGCCGACGGCTGCGACCTCGACACGCTGCGCTGCGCGACGAACTTCGTCGACAGCAACGACTGGAAGAGCTTCACACCGAAGGTCGGGCTGCAATGGAAGCCCGATGACCAGACGCAGGTCTATGGCTTGTATACGCGTGGCTTCCGCAGCGGTGGCTATAACCTGCGCAACACCGATCTTGGCGTGCCGCCCGGCCCCTTCGATCAGGAGGTCCAGGACAGTTTCGAGATCGGGACGAAGAAGCAGTTCGGACGCAGCCGGCTGAACCTGGCAGCCTTTCATAACCGGATGAAGGACCTCCAGCGCGAGATCAACCTGCCCGGCCCGCTGGGCATCAGCCAGGTGATCCGCAACACCGCCGACGCGACGATCCAGGGCGTGGAGGCGGAGGGTCAGTTCTTCATCCTGCCCAACCTCGTCCTGTCCGGGCAGCTCGGCTATGTTCACGGCCAGTATCGCAACGTCCGCTTCGACATCAGCGGCGACGGCGTCATCAACGGCATCGATCGCGACCTGAAGCTGCCGCGGCTGTCACCCTGGACTTATGGCGCCGGGCTGACCTACGATCAGGCGCTGGGCGCGCTGGGGAGCGCGACCGCACGCGTGGATTTCACCCATCGCGACACCGCCCGGTTCACCGACAACAATGTCGGCTTTCTGCCTGCTGCGGACATGCTCGATGCGAGCCTCACCTATAACGCCGCGAGCCGCAAATGGCGCCTCTCGGCCTACGCCCGCAACTTGCTGAACGAAGTGACTTATGGTGGCGATACGCCGCTCACCGTCGCGTTCGGCGGACCGGGCGCCAGCCTGTCGCCGCTTAACAAGGGGAGGGTCATCGGCGGCGAGTTCGCGCTGAACTTCTAG
- a CDS encoding LysR family transcriptional regulator produces the protein MLDSRLRYAVAVARVGSFSGASKAVGVTQSAITKSVADLEQQLGFAIFNRTSRGVAMTPEGRDFIDRAARLLADAADLFGERDRGADPFAGQLRIGLFPGSIDWLMTGPAIALLKRHAGVRFETVSGNSERAVQLLSRGDIDVAFGLEAAFSGWPQFKCDRIATIEILPFVRREHPILTRHSIDKRALTQFDFVVPSSSEPYTPIIQQLYEQDGQRPEDRVHMTDYFPLARQIVAATDTVGLVAKAFTAGRWFRDGFVALPDTGLLEPLVLAYAARARWQIKPAARDLIARVREAWTPAPRSEAPATNG, from the coding sequence GTGCTGGATTCCCGTCTGAGATATGCGGTGGCCGTGGCCCGCGTCGGGTCTTTCTCGGGTGCGTCCAAGGCGGTCGGGGTTACGCAGTCGGCGATCACCAAGAGCGTCGCCGATCTGGAGCAGCAACTCGGCTTCGCGATCTTCAACCGGACGTCGCGCGGCGTGGCGATGACGCCGGAGGGTCGCGATTTCATCGACCGGGCGGCACGGCTGCTGGCGGATGCCGCAGACCTGTTCGGCGAGCGCGACCGGGGCGCCGACCCGTTCGCGGGGCAGCTTCGCATCGGCCTTTTCCCCGGATCGATCGACTGGCTGATGACGGGGCCGGCGATCGCGCTCCTGAAACGACATGCCGGCGTGCGCTTCGAAACCGTCTCCGGTAACAGCGAGCGGGCGGTGCAGTTGCTGTCGCGCGGTGACATCGACGTCGCATTCGGGCTGGAGGCCGCGTTTTCCGGCTGGCCGCAGTTCAAGTGCGATCGCATCGCGACGATCGAGATCCTTCCGTTCGTGCGCAGGGAGCACCCGATCCTGACAAGGCATTCGATCGACAAGCGGGCGCTGACGCAGTTCGATTTCGTCGTGCCGTCGTCGTCCGAACCCTATACGCCGATCATCCAGCAACTCTACGAGCAGGACGGTCAGCGCCCGGAGGATCGGGTGCACATGACCGACTATTTCCCGCTGGCGCGGCAGATCGTCGCCGCGACCGACACCGTCGGGCTGGTGGCCAAAGCCTTCACCGCCGGCCGCTGGTTCCGCGATGGGTTCGTCGCGCTGCCCGATACCGGACTGCTGGAGCCGCTGGTGCTGGCCTATGCCGCCCGCGCGCGCTGGCAGATCAAGCCGGCAGCGCGGGATCTGATCGCCCGCGTCCGCGAGGCCTGGACGCCGGCGCCGCGGAGCGAGGCGCCGGCGACGAACGGCTAG
- a CDS encoding LysR family transcriptional regulator: MRDLTPLIIFARVADMASFTRAAESLGMHKGRVSTAVRDLEATVGVRLLHRTTRAVHLTDDGRAFHARAMELLAEAEGLDAMFTQHGGTVRGRLRVDVPTELARAMLIPALPALLAAHPGLELEISSTDRRVDIVQEGFDGVLRVGTIGDDNLIARPLGALRMVNAASPAYLARYGTPLTPDDLVRQGHRIVHYAPALGTRSFGWEYPDGDGYATLGLPGDVSVNNVQTYHAAGLAGIGLIQAGLAAMQPLFDSGEMVEILSAYPPEPLPVWFVVAHRRNLSAKMRAFLVWVETTMQPYL; encoded by the coding sequence ATGCGCGATCTGACCCCGCTCATCATCTTCGCCCGCGTCGCCGATATGGCGAGCTTCACCAGGGCCGCCGAAAGCCTCGGAATGCACAAGGGGCGTGTGTCCACCGCGGTGCGTGACCTGGAAGCGACGGTCGGCGTCCGGTTGCTCCATCGCACCACGCGTGCGGTTCATCTGACCGACGACGGTCGCGCTTTCCATGCGCGTGCCATGGAATTGCTCGCCGAGGCGGAAGGTCTGGACGCCATGTTCACGCAGCACGGCGGCACGGTGCGCGGCCGGTTGCGCGTCGATGTGCCGACCGAACTGGCCCGCGCGATGCTGATCCCGGCGCTGCCGGCGCTGCTCGCCGCCCATCCCGGACTGGAACTTGAAATATCCAGCACCGATCGGCGCGTCGATATCGTGCAGGAAGGGTTCGATGGCGTGTTGCGGGTCGGGACGATCGGCGACGACAATCTGATCGCACGGCCGCTCGGCGCGCTGCGCATGGTGAACGCCGCCAGTCCCGCCTATCTCGCGCGATATGGCACACCCCTGACGCCGGACGATCTCGTCCGTCAGGGCCATCGGATCGTGCATTATGCACCAGCTCTGGGGACGAGGAGCTTCGGTTGGGAATATCCCGACGGCGACGGCTATGCGACCCTCGGCCTGCCGGGTGACGTCAGCGTCAACAATGTCCAGACGTATCATGCCGCCGGGCTGGCGGGCATCGGGCTGATCCAGGCGGGTCTCGCAGCGATGCAGCCGCTCTTCGACAGTGGCGAGATGGTCGAAATCCTGTCTGCCTATCCGCCGGAACCGTTGCCGGTCTGGTTCGTGGTGGCCCACCGCCGCAATCTGTCGGCCAAGATGCGCGCGTTTCTGGTCTGGGTCGAAACCACGATGCAGCCCTACCTCTGA
- a CDS encoding SDR family oxidoreductase: MTEELRYDGRVVIVTGAGGGLGRQHALMFGARGARVVVNDLGGGQTGGGGSSAAADKVVEEIRAAGGEAVANHDSVTDGARVVATALDAFGTVDVVVNNAGILRDVSFHKMTDQDWELLQDIHLNGTCAVTRAAWPVLREKGYGRIVMTTSAAGIYGNFGQANYAAAKLGIVGLANALAEEGRAKNIHVNTIAPIAASRMTETVFPKELLDRLRPEAISPLVGWLAHEACAETKGLFEVGAGYIAKLRWERSHGHRFGGTTDFTPDDVARHWAGITDFTDAEHPTTMNESLTAVQRTA, translated from the coding sequence ATGACCGAAGAACTTCGCTACGACGGCCGCGTCGTGATCGTCACCGGGGCGGGCGGCGGGCTGGGGCGCCAGCATGCGCTGATGTTCGGCGCGCGGGGTGCGCGCGTCGTCGTCAACGATCTGGGCGGGGGACAAACCGGCGGCGGAGGTTCGTCCGCCGCCGCCGACAAGGTGGTGGAGGAAATCCGCGCCGCCGGGGGAGAGGCGGTCGCGAACCACGATTCCGTCACCGATGGCGCGCGTGTCGTCGCGACCGCGCTCGACGCGTTCGGCACGGTCGATGTCGTCGTCAACAACGCCGGCATCCTGCGCGACGTCAGCTTCCACAAGATGACCGATCAGGACTGGGAGCTGCTGCAGGACATCCACCTGAACGGCACGTGCGCCGTCACCCGGGCGGCGTGGCCGGTGCTGCGCGAGAAGGGCTATGGCCGGATCGTGATGACCACCTCGGCGGCGGGCATCTACGGCAATTTCGGCCAGGCGAACTATGCGGCGGCGAAGCTCGGCATCGTCGGCCTCGCCAACGCGCTGGCGGAGGAGGGGCGAGCCAAAAACATCCATGTCAACACGATCGCGCCGATCGCGGCGTCGCGGATGACCGAGACGGTGTTCCCGAAGGAACTGCTCGATCGTCTGCGACCCGAAGCGATCAGCCCGCTGGTCGGCTGGCTGGCACATGAGGCCTGCGCGGAAACCAAGGGCCTGTTCGAGGTCGGTGCCGGCTATATCGCGAAGCTGCGCTGGGAGCGTTCGCACGGCCATCGTTTCGGTGGCACGACCGATTTCACACCCGACGATGTGGCGCGTCACTGGGCCGGGATCACCGACTTTACCGACGCCGAGCACCCAACCACGATGAACGAAAGCCTGACCGCCGTTCAGCGGACGGCATGA
- a CDS encoding Dyp-type peroxidase has protein sequence MTGQTWERVPIDAQSVEAPLSQAAVFLVVAVEPDDRALAHVRETLATVDDLIKTVGFRDLAGRLSCVVGVGHDIWRRLAKTAQMPAELHPFKPIVGAKHQAPATPGDLLFHIRAERVDLCFEFERLLLAALGEAVRVVDAVSGFRYFDARDLLGFVDGTANPAGHDIPAAALVGEEDPDFAGGSYVVVQKYLHDMTGWNAAGASAQEEIIGRTKVDNVELPDAGADAQKSHKTLSTIVDEDGTEHDILRDNMPYGDPARGEFGTYFIGYSRRLWVIEKMLERMFVGDPPGRHDRLLDFSTPKTGTTFFAPSRRVLTGLCGG, from the coding sequence ATGACCGGACAGACCTGGGAGCGTGTGCCGATCGACGCGCAGAGCGTCGAGGCGCCGCTGTCGCAGGCGGCAGTGTTCCTCGTGGTGGCGGTCGAGCCGGACGATCGGGCGCTGGCGCACGTGCGCGAGACGCTGGCGACGGTCGACGACCTCATCAAGACGGTGGGCTTTCGCGATCTGGCCGGCCGGTTGTCGTGCGTGGTCGGCGTGGGCCATGACATCTGGAGGCGACTTGCGAAGACCGCACAGATGCCGGCGGAGCTGCATCCGTTCAAACCGATCGTGGGCGCCAAGCATCAGGCTCCCGCCACGCCGGGCGATCTGTTGTTCCATATCCGCGCTGAGCGGGTCGATCTGTGTTTCGAGTTCGAACGGCTGCTGCTGGCGGCGCTCGGTGAGGCGGTGCGGGTCGTGGATGCTGTGTCCGGGTTCCGCTATTTCGACGCACGCGACCTGCTCGGTTTCGTCGATGGCACCGCCAATCCCGCCGGTCACGACATTCCGGCCGCCGCGCTGGTAGGCGAGGAAGACCCGGATTTCGCCGGCGGCAGCTATGTCGTGGTGCAGAAATACCTGCACGACATGACGGGCTGGAACGCGGCGGGAGCAAGCGCACAGGAAGAGATCATCGGCCGGACCAAGGTCGATAACGTCGAGCTCCCCGATGCCGGCGCGGACGCGCAGAAATCGCACAAGACCCTCAGCACGATCGTCGATGAGGATGGCACCGAGCACGACATCCTGCGCGACAACATGCCGTACGGCGATCCCGCGCGCGGCGAGTTCGGCACCTATTTCATCGGCTATTCGCGACGCCTTTGGGTGATCGAGAAGATGCTCGAGCGGATGTTCGTCGGCGATCCGCCCGGCCGCCATGACCGGCTGCTGGACTTTTCCACGCCGAAGACGGGGACGACATTCTTCGCGCCGTCGCGGCGTGTCCTCACCGGGCTGTGCGGCGGCTAA
- a CDS encoding enoyl-CoA hydratase/isomerase family protein, translating into MPFETIVVEKRGPACWVWLNRPAALNSLTLEMAHELEAAITAAEADPAVRSVVVTGAGRAFCAGADLAALHAHGGSIAAPLGDFLAELGRVFTRIEASPLPTIALVNGLALAGGLELVLCCDLVVAADSARFGDAHANYGLLPGGGGSIRLPRKIGPARAAWLMMTGEFLPAADMERAGLVSRIVPGDALVETAQSLVETLATKSSLGLARMKELAAIADGCSLEEGLRRELEIVADYATSHDLQEGLTAFAEKRQPEFTGQ; encoded by the coding sequence ATCCCGTTCGAGACCATTGTCGTCGAAAAGCGCGGCCCCGCCTGCTGGGTGTGGCTCAACCGCCCGGCGGCGCTGAACAGCCTGACGCTCGAAATGGCGCATGAGCTGGAGGCGGCGATCACGGCCGCCGAGGCCGACCCGGCGGTGCGATCGGTAGTGGTCACCGGGGCAGGACGCGCATTCTGCGCGGGTGCCGATCTTGCGGCGCTCCATGCGCATGGCGGATCGATCGCCGCGCCGCTGGGCGACTTTCTCGCCGAGCTGGGCCGTGTCTTCACGCGGATCGAAGCCTCGCCCCTGCCGACGATCGCATTGGTCAACGGGCTGGCGCTGGCCGGCGGACTGGAACTCGTCCTGTGCTGCGATCTCGTGGTCGCCGCCGACAGCGCGCGATTTGGCGATGCTCACGCGAACTACGGACTGCTGCCCGGCGGCGGCGGCTCGATCCGCCTGCCGCGCAAGATCGGCCCGGCGCGCGCGGCCTGGTTGATGATGACGGGGGAGTTCTTGCCCGCGGCGGACATGGAGCGCGCGGGGCTGGTGAGCCGGATCGTGCCGGGCGACGCGCTGGTCGAGACGGCGCAATCCTTGGTCGAGACGCTCGCCACCAAGAGCTCGCTCGGGCTGGCACGCATGAAGGAACTGGCCGCGATCGCCGACGGCTGTTCGCTGGAGGAAGGCCTGCGCCGCGAACTGGAGATCGTCGCCGACTACGCCACCTCGCACGACCTGCAGGAGGGGCTGACGGCCTTCGCTGAAAAGCGCCAACCGGAGTTCACGGGACAATGA
- a CDS encoding aldehyde dehydrogenase family protein, with the protein MAINHQQLLIAGAWTPASDGATYESLDPYSGEPATRAAAATVADVDRAADAAHKAFAGWAALPPSRRRAYLLAAADALEARKDEISAAVTAEMGGPAAWGEYNARIMEEKLRYAAGAAYEGLTGEVIPSENTNRTSVAIRKPAGVVVSIVPWNAPVLLMAASVPAALILGNTVVIKASEQTPRTHGLVAQCFEDAGFPAGVVNFITNAPKDGPAIVDALIAHPAVRRIHFTGSTRVGKIIAEKAAKYLKRVVLELGGKAPFIVLKDADLDRAVNAAVFGSFANSGQGCMSTERIIVERPIAEEFTRRLAAAAKKLKVGDPRASDTILGPVINDASVGHLTGLVDDAVAKGAGLLAGGTVQGRCFAATVLAGVTADMRVFREESFGPFASIVTVDSAEEALRVANDNDYGLTGAIFSRDVTLALDMAKRLDTGMAHINAVTLDDEAQAPFGGVKDSGYGRSGAMVGLEELTEIQWITIEGTQAPRYPFGE; encoded by the coding sequence ATGGCCATCAACCACCAACAGCTGCTGATCGCTGGCGCATGGACGCCGGCGTCGGACGGCGCGACCTATGAATCGCTTGACCCCTATTCGGGCGAACCGGCGACCCGTGCCGCCGCCGCGACCGTCGCGGATGTCGATCGCGCCGCCGACGCCGCGCACAAGGCGTTCGCCGGCTGGGCCGCGCTGCCGCCCAGCCGGCGCCGCGCCTATCTGCTCGCCGCCGCCGACGCGCTGGAAGCGCGCAAGGACGAGATCAGCGCCGCCGTCACCGCCGAGATGGGCGGCCCGGCCGCCTGGGGCGAATACAATGCCCGGATCATGGAGGAGAAGCTGCGCTACGCCGCCGGCGCCGCCTATGAGGGGCTGACCGGCGAGGTGATCCCGTCGGAAAATACGAACCGCACCAGCGTCGCGATCCGCAAGCCGGCCGGCGTCGTGGTCAGCATCGTGCCGTGGAACGCGCCGGTTCTCCTGATGGCCGCCTCGGTCCCCGCCGCACTGATCCTCGGCAACACCGTCGTCATCAAGGCGTCGGAGCAGACCCCGCGCACCCACGGCCTGGTCGCCCAGTGCTTCGAGGATGCGGGCTTCCCGGCCGGCGTCGTCAATTTCATCACCAACGCGCCCAAGGACGGGCCGGCGATCGTCGATGCGCTGATCGCGCACCCGGCCGTGCGGCGCATCCACTTCACGGGATCGACCAGGGTCGGCAAGATCATCGCGGAGAAAGCGGCGAAATATCTGAAGCGGGTGGTGCTGGAACTGGGCGGCAAGGCGCCGTTCATCGTCCTGAAGGACGCCGACCTCGATCGCGCGGTCAATGCCGCGGTGTTCGGCTCGTTCGCCAATTCGGGCCAGGGCTGCATGTCGACCGAGCGGATCATCGTCGAGCGTCCCATCGCCGAGGAGTTCACCCGCCGGCTGGCGGCCGCGGCAAAGAAGCTCAAGGTCGGCGACCCGCGCGCGAGCGACACCATCCTCGGCCCCGTCATCAACGATGCGTCGGTCGGGCACCTGACCGGGCTGGTCGACGACGCGGTGGCCAAGGGTGCCGGGCTGCTCGCCGGCGGCACCGTGCAGGGCCGCTGCTTCGCCGCCACCGTGCTGGCCGGCGTGACCGCGGACATGCGCGTCTTCCGCGAGGAATCGTTCGGTCCGTTCGCCTCGATCGTCACGGTCGATAGCGCGGAGGAGGCGCTGCGCGTCGCCAACGACAACGATTACGGCCTGACCGGCGCGATCTTCAGCCGCGACGTGACGTTGGCACTCGACATGGCGAAGCGGCTCGACACCGGCATGGCGCACATCAACGCGGTGACGCTCGACGACGAAGCGCAGGCGCCGTTCGGCGGCGTGAAGGACAGCGGCTACGGTCGATCGGGTGCGATGGTCGGGCTGGAGGAACTGACCGAGATCCAGTGGATCACGATCGAAGGAACGCAGGCACCGCGCTATCCGTTCGGGGAATAG
- a CDS encoding acyl-CoA/acyl-ACP dehydrogenase: protein MDFLPGDEQRMAVESVRRFLDDKLEPEIRAHGPGFIPRDLMRRWTGELTRFGHIAAPHDEEWGGLDMGWLTHLMIFEEIVYSSLDVAIPGFINAVGAELIRRSASPELQRRYLPGLIAGELFVSMGISEPDVGSDVAAVKTRAVRDGDHWVINGEKTWITNGAYSDVLVCTCRTGENEISHILIDRAESPYEVRDIEKMALNGQSTAQIFLTDCRVPVGNMLGQPGDGLRNTLKVFEIARCHMAMWSIGIARRALDEAIAYAKERTQHGRKIAGHQLIAEKLATMATQIDAARLLTHRAISLVDAGVRAETECAMAKWYATEMAIGVTRDALQIHGGNGVTREFIVERLVREAIICPIPDGTTEIQKLIISRALTGVGAFR from the coding sequence ATGGATTTCCTGCCCGGTGACGAACAGCGGATGGCCGTCGAGAGCGTCCGCCGCTTCCTCGACGACAAGCTCGAACCCGAGATCCGCGCGCATGGCCCCGGCTTCATCCCGCGCGACCTGATGCGGCGATGGACCGGCGAGCTGACCCGGTTCGGCCACATCGCGGCGCCGCACGACGAGGAATGGGGCGGCCTCGACATGGGGTGGCTGACGCATCTCATGATCTTCGAGGAAATCGTCTATTCCTCGCTCGACGTCGCCATTCCGGGCTTCATCAACGCGGTCGGTGCCGAGCTGATCCGGCGCAGCGCCTCGCCCGAACTCCAGCGGCGCTACCTGCCCGGCCTGATCGCGGGCGAGCTGTTCGTCTCGATGGGCATTTCCGAACCCGATGTCGGCTCGGACGTGGCGGCCGTGAAGACGCGCGCGGTGCGCGACGGCGACCATTGGGTCATCAACGGCGAGAAGACGTGGATCACCAACGGCGCCTATTCGGACGTGCTCGTCTGCACCTGCCGCACCGGCGAAAACGAGATCAGCCATATCCTGATCGACCGCGCCGAAAGCCCGTACGAGGTGCGCGACATCGAGAAGATGGCGCTGAACGGCCAGTCGACCGCGCAGATCTTCCTCACCGACTGCCGCGTGCCGGTCGGCAACATGCTGGGCCAGCCCGGCGACGGGCTGCGCAACACGCTGAAGGTGTTCGAGATCGCGCGCTGCCACATGGCGATGTGGAGCATCGGCATCGCCCGTCGCGCGCTGGACGAGGCGATCGCCTACGCGAAGGAGCGCACGCAGCATGGCCGCAAGATCGCCGGGCATCAGCTCATCGCCGAGAAGCTCGCCACCATGGCGACGCAGATCGACGCCGCGCGGCTGCTGACGCACCGCGCGATCTCGCTGGTCGATGCCGGCGTCCGTGCGGAAACCGAATGCGCCATGGCCAAATGGTATGCGACCGAAATGGCGATCGGCGTGACCCGCGACGCGCTCCAGATCCACGGCGGCAACGGCGTGACGCGCGAGTTCATCGTCGAGCGGCTGGTGCGGGAGGCGATCATCTGCCCGATCCCCGACGGCACGACCGAGATCCAGAAGCTCATCATCTCGCGCGCGCTGACCGGCGTCGGCGCGTTCCGCTGA